A part of Hippea maritima DSM 10411 genomic DNA contains:
- the ilvN gene encoding acetolactate synthase small subunit, which produces MKRIFSVIVENQSGVLSRIANLFAARGYNIESLTVAPINEKGLSRMTIVTDGDEQILEQIGKQLNKLIDVIKVIEYGDDPYVEREMALIKMHTDMSSRAEVLRIVDIFRGKVVDVSHNSYTIEVTGDSEKIDAILSLLEPLGIKELARTGKVSMIREKKR; this is translated from the coding sequence ATGAAAAGAATATTTTCAGTTATAGTTGAAAATCAGTCTGGTGTACTTTCAAGAATAGCAAATCTATTCGCTGCAAGGGGTTATAACATAGAGTCACTAACGGTAGCACCCATAAACGAAAAAGGTTTGTCAAGAATGACTATAGTAACAGATGGCGATGAGCAGATTCTCGAACAAATAGGAAAACAGCTAAATAAACTTATAGATGTTATCAAGGTGATAGAATATGGCGATGACCCTTATGTTGAGCGTGAGATGGCTCTAATAAAAATGCATACGGATATGAGTAGTAGGGCTGAAGTGCTAAGGATAGTTGATATATTTAGGGGTAAGGTTGTTGATGTATCACATAACTCATATACAATAGAGGTTACAGGGGATTCTGAAAAGATTGATGCAATTTTGAGTTTACTTGAGCCTTTGGGTATAAAAGAGCTTGCAAGAACAGGAAAAGTATCTATGATTAGAGAGAAGAAAAGATAA
- the accB gene encoding acetyl-CoA carboxylase biotin carboxyl carrier protein codes for MDLKSLKELMRFVEKSQFVEFEYKDEEIQIILKKKEAFVAENVLPQPQAIVVEQEKPKEEPKTEEKQVKQTQEDPSLVEIKSPMVATFYRAPSPTSPPYVEVGDEVKKGDVLCILEAMKIMNELEAEFPCRIEKILVENAQKVEYDQPLFLVKRLD; via the coding sequence ATGGATCTGAAATCCTTAAAGGAACTTATGCGTTTTGTAGAAAAAAGCCAGTTTGTTGAATTTGAATACAAAGACGAAGAGATTCAGATTATTTTAAAGAAAAAAGAGGCATTTGTTGCTGAGAATGTCCTACCTCAACCGCAAGCCATAGTTGTTGAGCAGGAAAAACCCAAGGAAGAACCAAAAACAGAAGAAAAACAGGTAAAACAAACTCAAGAAGACCCAAGTCTTGTTGAAATTAAATCTCCAATGGTCGCTACATTTTACAGGGCACCATCTCCGACATCACCACCTTATGTGGAGGTCGGCGATGAGGTCAAAAAGGGTGACGTATTGTGTATATTAGAGGCTATGAAGATAATGAACGAGCTTGAGGCTGAATTCCCATGTAGAATTGAAAAGATATTGGTCGAAAATGCCCAAAAGGTCGAATACGACCAACCACTATTCCTTGTCAAGAGGTTGGATTGA
- a CDS encoding DUF763 domain-containing protein — MARTGITNLPLHGGKAPKWLFDKMVELSEQLIYLLVLEYSQDGFLKKLSDPFWFQSFGCLLGFDWHSSGLTTTVCGALKVALNNGISSELGVFAAGGKGKTAIKTPDEIDIVSGRFSLDGDRLKYASKMAAKVDNAALQDGYRLYHHVIFFTKNNRWCVIQQGLNDKTSFARRYHWLWDIESFTEEPHKAICSQKKEGLVLDLTAKESLNTQKDSVEFLNMPANIIEKELNDIAYLDMPKRHYITTMDFDVKRLKRVLLRISHESPNTFEKLLGIRGVGEKTLRALSLISEVVYGDKPSYKDPARFSFAHGGKDGHPYPVNLEVYSESIETLKSIVSKAKIGYYDKVKALKRLSRLI; from the coding sequence ATGGCAAGAACGGGGATTACAAACCTACCGCTTCATGGTGGTAAGGCTCCCAAGTGGCTTTTTGATAAAATGGTTGAATTATCGGAGCAGTTAATTTACCTGTTGGTTCTTGAGTACTCTCAGGATGGCTTTCTTAAAAAGTTATCCGACCCTTTTTGGTTTCAGTCGTTTGGATGTTTGCTTGGATTTGATTGGCATTCAAGTGGTTTAACCACCACAGTTTGTGGCGCTTTGAAGGTAGCACTTAATAATGGCATCTCAAGCGAGTTGGGTGTATTTGCCGCCGGGGGTAAGGGCAAAACGGCCATTAAAACACCTGATGAGATAGATATTGTATCAGGTAGGTTTTCCCTTGATGGTGATAGGCTAAAATATGCAAGCAAAATGGCCGCCAAGGTGGATAATGCAGCCCTTCAGGATGGTTATAGGCTCTATCACCATGTTATATTTTTCACAAAAAACAATAGATGGTGTGTTATACAGCAGGGGCTTAACGATAAGACATCTTTTGCAAGGCGATATCATTGGCTGTGGGATATAGAAAGCTTTACCGAAGAGCCCCATAAGGCTATATGCTCACAGAAAAAGGAAGGGCTTGTGTTGGACCTAACAGCAAAAGAGAGCCTAAACACCCAGAAGGATAGTGTTGAGTTTTTAAATATGCCAGCTAACATCATAGAAAAAGAGCTTAATGATATAGCTTATCTGGATATGCCAAAAAGACATTACATAACAACAATGGATTTTGATGTTAAAAGGCTAAAAAGGGTTTTGCTTAGGATTTCACATGAATCCCCGAATACGTTTGAAAAGCTGCTCGGTATTAGGGGTGTGGGCGAGAAAACCTTAAGGGCTTTGAGTTTGATTTCTGAGGTGGTATATGGTGATAAACCATCTTATAAAGATCCTGCCCGGTTTTCATTTGCACATGGGGGCAAGGACGGTCATCCATATCCTGTTAATTTAGAGGTTTACTCAGAAAGCATAGAAACCCTAAAAAGTATTGTTTCAAAAGCAAAAATAGGTTATTATGATAAAGTAAAAGCTTTGAAGAGGTTGAGTCGCTTAATTTAA
- a CDS encoding phosphatidylserine decarboxylase family protein, with protein sequence MNLRTKESDIIAKEGYPFISGGIASSLLFYKFGLKSLAIAGALFGGFSLYFFRNPKRQPPILKNALISPADGKIVFIGDAYERYFFKKETKRISVFMSLFDVHINRAPADGVVLDSIYNKGKFLPANVDKASTDNEQNAYFIETACGKRIVVVQIAGLVARRIAVYKEPNDKLKRGEIIGLIRFGSRVDVYIEDEFEEVVYLSEKVRAGKTVLGLFK encoded by the coding sequence ATGAATCTAAGAACTAAAGAAAGCGATATTATAGCAAAAGAGGGCTATCCATTTATTTCAGGAGGGATAGCCTCATCTTTACTTTTCTATAAGTTTGGATTAAAGAGTCTGGCTATAGCGGGTGCTCTATTTGGTGGTTTTAGTCTTTATTTTTTTAGAAATCCAAAAAGACAGCCGCCTATTTTGAAGAACGCCCTTATAAGCCCTGCAGATGGTAAAATTGTATTTATAGGCGATGCCTATGAGCGCTATTTTTTTAAGAAAGAGACTAAACGCATAAGTGTGTTTATGTCTCTGTTTGATGTTCACATAAATAGGGCTCCGGCAGACGGAGTTGTTTTGGATAGTATCTATAATAAAGGTAAGTTTTTACCTGCAAATGTAGATAAAGCATCAACGGATAATGAGCAAAATGCGTATTTTATAGAGACAGCTTGCGGTAAAAGGATAGTTGTTGTGCAAATTGCAGGTCTTGTGGCAAGAAGGATAGCGGTGTATAAAGAGCCAAATGATAAGTTAAAACGTGGAGAGATCATAGGTCTTATAAGGTTTGGTTCAAGGGTCGATGTATACATTGAAGATGAATTCGAAGAGGTTGTCTATTTATCAGAGAAGGTTAGGGCGGGAAAGACAGTTTTGGGGCTGTTTAAATGA
- the ilvC gene encoding ketol-acid reductoisomerase, whose amino-acid sequence MNVYYEKDADLSLIKSKKVAVIGYGSQGYAHSNNLKDSGCDVVVGLRKGSKSWQKAENAGLKVMETHEAAQWADVIMILAPDELQPEIYKESIEPYLKDGDTIAFGHGFNIHYGQIVPKPTINVMMIAPKGPGHLVRREYERGMGVPMLIAVAQDYSGNTKELALSYAAAIGGARAGVIETTFKDETETDLFGEQTVLCGGVTSLVKAGFETLVEAGYPEEMAYFETFHELKLIVDLMYESGIQGMRYSISNTAKYGDLTRGPRVIDDSVKQRMKEILSEIQDGSFAREWVLENKSGRTVFNALLKKDKDHLIEKVGQRLRKMMPWIEENKAIDESKN is encoded by the coding sequence TTGAATGTCTACTACGAAAAGGATGCGGATTTATCTTTGATAAAATCCAAAAAGGTGGCTGTAATAGGTTACGGTTCACAGGGTTATGCCCATTCTAACAACTTAAAGGATTCTGGGTGTGATGTGGTTGTAGGTTTAAGAAAAGGTTCAAAATCTTGGCAAAAGGCAGAGAATGCTGGTTTGAAGGTTATGGAAACGCACGAGGCTGCACAATGGGCTGATGTGATAATGATTTTAGCGCCAGATGAGTTGCAGCCAGAGATTTACAAAGAGTCTATAGAGCCATATCTTAAAGATGGTGATACAATAGCCTTTGGTCATGGTTTTAATATACATTACGGGCAGATTGTTCCAAAGCCTACAATAAACGTTATGATGATAGCACCCAAAGGTCCAGGGCACCTTGTTAGGAGGGAATATGAAAGGGGTATGGGTGTTCCTATGCTTATAGCAGTGGCTCAAGACTATTCTGGTAACACCAAGGAGTTGGCCTTGAGTTATGCAGCAGCTATAGGTGGCGCAAGGGCTGGTGTTATTGAGACTACATTTAAAGATGAGACAGAAACAGACCTTTTTGGTGAACAGACCGTTTTGTGCGGTGGCGTTACTTCTCTTGTTAAGGCTGGATTTGAGACGCTTGTTGAGGCTGGATACCCTGAGGAAATGGCATATTTTGAGACATTTCACGAACTTAAGCTTATTGTTGATTTAATGTATGAGAGCGGAATCCAGGGTATGAGGTATTCTATATCCAATACGGCCAAATACGGTGATCTTACAAGGGGTCCTAGGGTTATAGATGATAGCGTAAAGCAGCGAATGAAGGAGATTTTATCAGAGATACAGGATGGAAGCTTTGCAAGGGAGTGGGTGTTAGAAAATAAGAGCGGAAGAACTGTATTTAATGCTTTGCTCAAAAAAGATAAAGATCATCTAATCGAAAAGGTAGGTCAGCGTTTAAGAAAGATGATGCCTTGGATTGAGGAGAATAAGGCTATTGATGAATCTAAGAACTAA
- the accC gene encoding acetyl-CoA carboxylase biotin carboxylase subunit: MFKKILIANRGEIAVRIIRAAKELGIKTTAVYSTEDKDSMHVKLADEAICIGPAEASKSYLHLFNMAQAIVNSKCDAVHPGYGFLSENPAFVRVCNDLGVTFIGPDAETMERLADKSIVKSILEDNGIPTIPGSRGSIKDEETLIETAEKIGYPVLLKAAWGGGGKGMRVVRSKEELIGAYSAAKMEARASFGKEDIYLEKFIEHPRHIEVQILADEYGNVVHVGERDCTLQRRHQKLLEEAPSVVLKEEIRKNLLSTAVEAARVLNYKNAGTLEFLFDGENFYFIEINTRIQVEHPVTEMAYGVDLIKEQIRIAAKEEISFTQSAVKPKFHVIECRINAEDPVKFYPSPGNITSLFIPGGPGVRVDTAIKCGSNISPFYDSMIAKLIVRGNSREEARLRMLRCLDEFVVEGVKTSIDFFKKLLITEDFINNNYDTNFIDKKILSKY; encoded by the coding sequence ATGTTTAAAAAGATCCTCATAGCAAATAGGGGAGAAATAGCGGTAAGGATAATAAGGGCGGCAAAAGAGTTGGGTATAAAAACCACCGCCGTATATTCAACAGAGGATAAGGATTCCATGCATGTCAAATTGGCTGATGAGGCCATATGCATAGGGCCAGCCGAGGCATCCAAAAGCTATCTTCATCTGTTTAACATGGCGCAGGCCATAGTAAACTCCAAATGTGATGCCGTTCACCCAGGATACGGCTTTCTATCTGAAAACCCGGCTTTTGTCAGGGTATGCAACGACCTTGGTGTCACATTCATAGGTCCTGATGCAGAAACTATGGAAAGACTAGCAGACAAATCAATTGTAAAATCGATTTTAGAGGATAACGGCATACCGACTATTCCGGGAAGTAGAGGATCAATAAAAGACGAAGAAACACTTATAGAAACAGCAGAAAAGATCGGATATCCTGTATTGCTTAAGGCTGCATGGGGTGGCGGCGGCAAGGGCATGAGAGTTGTAAGAAGCAAAGAAGAGCTTATCGGGGCATACTCAGCCGCTAAGATGGAGGCAAGGGCGTCGTTTGGCAAAGAGGATATCTATCTTGAGAAATTTATCGAGCATCCAAGACATATAGAAGTGCAAATACTGGCAGATGAGTATGGGAATGTGGTTCATGTAGGTGAGAGGGATTGCACATTACAAAGAAGACATCAAAAACTATTGGAAGAGGCACCCTCCGTTGTCCTAAAAGAAGAGATAAGAAAAAATCTTCTATCAACCGCCGTTGAAGCCGCAAGGGTTTTAAACTACAAAAATGCAGGAACACTTGAGTTTCTGTTTGATGGCGAAAATTTCTACTTCATCGAGATAAATACTCGCATTCAGGTCGAACACCCTGTAACAGAGATGGCATACGGTGTTGATTTAATCAAAGAGCAAATAAGGATAGCCGCCAAAGAAGAGATAAGTTTTACCCAATCGGCTGTAAAACCCAAATTTCACGTTATAGAATGCAGGATAAACGCAGAAGACCCGGTTAAGTTTTATCCATCACCGGGCAATATAACCTCCCTTTTCATACCAGGAGGCCCTGGTGTAAGGGTAGATACGGCTATCAAATGCGGCTCAAACATCTCACCGTTTTACGATTCGATGATAGCAAAACTAATAGTCAGGGGAAATTCAAGAGAGGAAGCCCGCCTAAGGATGCTCAGATGCCTGGATGAGTTTGTTGTAGAGGGTGTAAAAACCAGCATCGATTTCTTCAAAAAACTCCTCATTACCGAGGATTTTATAAACAACAATTACGACACAAACTTTATAGACAAAAAAATTCTAAGCAAATACTAA
- a CDS encoding EAL domain-containing protein, giving the protein MNVTGKTTEEEIISQVLNAITNVGIILYQNEGRIVFTNNTIKKITGFEFQDLKNAHICNLIEEPYRDICFRNVNKRLNGEKFTASYKNVKLITKNGQLKTVNIYTNTILLDFKPIGIVIIIDSTEEENLRQIYTALKDINQLIIKEPEESKLFEKACSILTNIGYKAAVVAKIEDNKTIKIKYHPGKAKEFFKNVVASVDGESPSGKGTAALAFRNGEIIINPDTQTNPIMEFWRKDLLKYGFLSNCAIPLKKHNKIQYILLIFSNKKNAFKKENLELLKELKGNLEFALTKIEKDFYINLIERVLDRIDEGVIITDNDCKIEFINKAAERITGFELKELLTKTPSFVTDGINECTQKNQKIKENVVKAGKFNTETTIIRKDKTSIPVELTVVPIRKDKKLIKFVSFIKDISLRKLQEEKIAQLNNLYKTLYRINEIIISAKEETEILSQLCGVLVENLNASVSFSMVISESKIHLTHIAFKNAEFEKFISELKTTINNIELKKMKSIEPPFLRAIEKNHIKISKDIDKDKKISKIFKKIAKLYNIRSCFAIPISIDSKVVGCLVATFNKRLNVDKQVYNLLSQMKQDISAALSRIRQQKWNKIISIALNSGFSYVVILDRYFRIIYMNEEALKVHGYTREKITGKRHSIFSSKTHDKEFLLRLAKTLRKGQIFSDIFTYRTKDGRLIEGYTTIIPYKENNRIQYYIAVGKDITKEKELQEKLIFLSKYDNLTKLPKKEEFIKQANNILKQNKENTICCMAIIDINNCSYINQIYGYKTGDLIIQKTATRLTQLLKNNDITGRLEGDKFTLLIENLPSEEDAVVRLNNALNEIVKPIKLEKSTIIPTFYIGASFYPLDGKNAEELLIKAEAALMSAKRSGENEIDFFREKIQQKAVKIVKLRNKLQEAIKNKEFTLFYQPYYDVKTQQIAGAESLLRWIHDGKVIPPLEFIDVLENSNLIMDVEEQIIQEAIKTIASLKREIPISINISPKSFKRDYIVPFIKETLNEYNIRGELLTIEIVERVFLENTEYTKTIMERLRNFGIKIAVDDFGTGYSSLTYIKELPIDIIKIDMSFIRNMVSSEKDLKLVKLIIDIARQFDLKTIAEGVETQEQFNILREMGCNYIQGYLFSKPLNKETFQKLLK; this is encoded by the coding sequence ATGAATGTTACTGGAAAGACGACAGAAGAAGAAATAATATCTCAAGTTTTAAACGCTATAACAAATGTTGGCATAATCCTATACCAAAACGAGGGAAGAATAGTATTCACAAACAACACGATAAAAAAGATAACCGGTTTTGAATTTCAAGATCTAAAGAATGCCCATATATGCAATCTGATTGAAGAACCGTACAGAGATATATGTTTTAGAAATGTCAATAAACGCCTCAATGGAGAGAAATTCACAGCCTCATACAAAAACGTTAAGCTAATTACAAAAAATGGTCAACTCAAGACAGTTAACATATATACAAATACAATCCTTCTGGATTTTAAACCTATAGGCATAGTCATCATTATAGACTCAACAGAGGAGGAAAACCTAAGACAAATATACACAGCATTGAAAGACATCAATCAGCTGATTATAAAAGAACCTGAAGAAAGTAAATTATTCGAAAAAGCATGTTCTATCCTGACAAACATCGGATACAAGGCTGCCGTTGTTGCAAAAATAGAGGATAATAAAACCATAAAAATCAAGTACCATCCAGGCAAAGCCAAAGAATTTTTTAAAAACGTAGTGGCAAGCGTTGATGGTGAATCCCCTTCTGGCAAAGGCACTGCTGCTTTGGCCTTTAGGAATGGAGAGATAATAATAAACCCCGATACACAGACAAACCCCATAATGGAATTCTGGAGAAAAGATCTTCTTAAATATGGCTTCCTTTCAAATTGCGCCATTCCATTAAAAAAACACAATAAAATCCAATACATTCTTCTCATCTTTTCAAATAAAAAAAATGCATTTAAGAAAGAAAACCTTGAACTTTTAAAAGAACTAAAAGGCAATCTTGAGTTTGCCTTAACAAAAATAGAGAAGGATTTCTACATAAATCTTATAGAGAGGGTTTTAGATAGAATTGATGAAGGAGTAATAATAACCGATAATGATTGTAAAATAGAATTCATAAATAAAGCAGCAGAAAGAATAACGGGATTTGAGCTAAAGGAGCTACTCACTAAAACACCCTCATTTGTCACAGACGGCATTAATGAATGCACTCAAAAAAATCAAAAAATAAAAGAAAATGTTGTAAAAGCAGGCAAGTTTAATACTGAGACAACTATAATAAGAAAAGATAAAACCTCAATACCAGTTGAACTAACGGTAGTTCCCATACGCAAAGATAAAAAACTCATAAAATTCGTCAGTTTTATAAAAGATATATCATTAAGAAAGCTACAAGAAGAAAAGATAGCACAATTAAATAACCTTTACAAAACACTCTATCGTATAAACGAGATTATCATATCGGCCAAAGAAGAAACAGAAATTTTGTCACAGCTATGCGGCGTGCTGGTTGAAAATCTAAATGCATCTGTTTCATTCTCTATGGTAATATCAGAATCAAAAATCCATCTGACCCACATTGCATTTAAGAACGCTGAATTTGAAAAATTCATTTCTGAGCTAAAAACAACAATAAATAATATTGAGTTAAAAAAAATGAAATCAATAGAACCTCCATTTCTTAGAGCTATTGAGAAAAATCATATAAAAATATCCAAAGATATAGATAAAGACAAAAAGATATCAAAAATATTTAAGAAAATAGCCAAACTCTACAATATAAGAAGCTGTTTTGCTATACCCATAAGTATAGACTCCAAAGTCGTGGGATGTTTGGTTGCTACATTCAATAAAAGGCTGAATGTAGATAAACAGGTTTATAATCTTTTGAGTCAGATGAAACAAGATATATCTGCAGCCTTAAGTAGAATAAGGCAACAAAAATGGAATAAAATAATTTCAATAGCCCTAAATTCTGGTTTCTCTTATGTAGTAATATTGGACAGATACTTTAGAATAATTTATATGAACGAAGAGGCCTTAAAGGTTCACGGATATACTCGAGAAAAGATAACGGGTAAAAGGCATTCCATATTTTCATCAAAAACTCACGATAAGGAATTCCTATTAAGATTGGCAAAAACATTAAGAAAAGGCCAGATATTTAGCGACATATTCACATATAGAACAAAAGATGGTAGACTCATCGAAGGTTATACTACTATCATACCATACAAAGAAAACAATCGAATTCAATATTACATAGCTGTTGGAAAAGATATAACAAAAGAAAAGGAACTTCAAGAAAAACTAATCTTTCTCTCAAAATATGACAATTTAACTAAACTTCCTAAAAAAGAAGAGTTTATTAAACAGGCAAATAATATACTAAAACAAAACAAAGAGAATACTATATGCTGCATGGCCATAATAGACATAAATAATTGCTCATATATCAATCAGATTTATGGATATAAAACCGGGGATTTAATTATACAAAAAACAGCAACAAGACTCACTCAACTATTAAAAAACAACGATATAACAGGTAGGCTTGAGGGCGATAAATTTACCCTTTTAATAGAGAACCTACCATCAGAAGAGGATGCAGTAGTCAGACTGAACAATGCCTTAAATGAGATAGTAAAACCCATAAAACTTGAAAAGTCCACCATTATTCCAACCTTTTACATAGGAGCAAGCTTTTATCCATTGGATGGCAAAAATGCCGAAGAACTCCTGATTAAAGCTGAAGCAGCACTAATGAGCGCTAAACGCTCTGGAGAAAATGAGATAGACTTCTTCAGGGAGAAAATCCAACAAAAAGCCGTAAAAATAGTAAAGCTAAGAAACAAACTGCAAGAAGCCATAAAAAACAAGGAATTTACACTCTTTTATCAACCCTACTACGATGTCAAAACCCAACAGATAGCCGGGGCAGAAAGTCTTCTAAGATGGATTCACGATGGTAAAGTTATTCCTCCACTTGAGTTTATAGATGTTTTAGAAAATTCAAACCTAATCATGGATGTAGAAGAACAAATCATACAAGAGGCCATAAAAACAATTGCCTCTTTAAAAAGAGAAATTCCTATATCCATTAATATTTCTCCAAAAAGCTTCAAAAGAGATTACATAGTGCCATTCATCAAGGAAACACTTAATGAATACAATATTAGAGGCGAGCTCTTAACAATTGAAATAGTGGAGAGGGTATTTTTAGAAAATACAGAATACACAAAAACCATAATGGAGAGATTAAGAAACTTTGGAATAAAGATAGCTGTTGATGATTTTGGAACTGGCTATTCATCATTAACCTACATAAAAGAACTTCCTATTGATATTATCAAAATAGATATGTCATTTATAAGAAATATGGTAAGCAGTGAGAAAGATTTAAAGCTTGTTAAACTCATAATTGACATAGCAAGACAATTTGATCTAAAAACCATAGCAGAAGGTGTTGAGACACAGGAACAATTTAATATATTGAGGGAAATGGGCTGCAACTATATTCAAGGATATCTCTTTTCAAAACCACTTAACAAGGAAACATTCCAGAAATTGTTAAAATAA
- the ilvB gene encoding biosynthetic-type acetolactate synthase large subunit: protein MKLTGSQIFIESLKKEGVEYLFGIPGGAIIDLHDELYKQDDVKFILTRHEQAAVHMADGYARVTGKPGVALVTSGPGATNTVTGIATAYMDSIPIVVFTGQVPTHLIGNDAFQEADIVGMTRSCTKYNFLVKDVKDLAYTIKKAFYIATTGRPGPVLIDFPKDVQVAKADFEYPESIHIRGYNPTYHGNPKQIRKVVKAIAQAKKPLLYVGGGAIMSGAHEEIYKLAKKLHIPVFTTLMGIGAYPEDDELSLGMAGMHGTYRANMAIQYCDLLISVGARFDDRVTGKVSEFAPHAKVAHIDIDPTSISKNIKVDYPLVGDAKLVLKEMLPLFDEYSSINWREVRKPWLEQIEKWKNEHRLAYNTETEEILPQYVIELLAKLTKDDDPIISTEVGQHQMWVAQFYTFKNPRRLLTSGGLGTMGYGFPAGIGATFATDKPVYVFAGDGSFQMNEQELATIVAYNKPVKTIILNNGYLGMVRQWQQLFYGRRYANTDIEVQPDFVKLAESYGIKAGRIKKKEEVEDALLELKNHDGPYLLDVIIAREENVYPMVPAGAPLNNMLLT, encoded by the coding sequence ATGAAACTTACAGGGTCTCAAATTTTTATAGAAAGCTTAAAAAAGGAAGGTGTAGAATACCTCTTTGGTATACCGGGAGGTGCCATAATAGACCTTCATGATGAATTGTACAAGCAGGATGATGTTAAATTTATCCTGACAAGGCATGAACAGGCGGCAGTCCACATGGCCGATGGTTATGCCAGAGTTACAGGCAAACCAGGAGTGGCGCTTGTTACAAGCGGTCCTGGTGCTACTAATACCGTAACAGGTATCGCAACTGCCTACATGGATTCAATTCCAATAGTTGTTTTTACAGGCCAAGTTCCAACACATTTAATAGGTAATGACGCATTCCAGGAAGCTGATATTGTTGGGATGACTCGCTCATGCACTAAATACAACTTTTTGGTTAAAGATGTAAAAGACTTGGCATATACAATAAAAAAAGCCTTTTATATAGCAACTACAGGCAGACCGGGACCTGTTTTAATTGATTTTCCTAAGGATGTTCAAGTTGCAAAAGCCGATTTTGAATACCCTGAAAGTATTCATATAAGGGGATATAATCCGACCTATCATGGAAACCCAAAGCAGATAAGAAAAGTGGTAAAAGCTATAGCACAGGCTAAAAAACCGCTTCTTTATGTTGGTGGCGGTGCTATTATGTCGGGTGCCCATGAGGAGATATATAAACTCGCAAAAAAACTTCATATTCCTGTATTTACAACTCTGATGGGTATTGGCGCTTATCCAGAGGATGATGAACTAAGTCTTGGTATGGCTGGAATGCACGGCACATACAGGGCAAATATGGCTATTCAATATTGTGATCTTTTAATATCTGTAGGCGCAAGGTTCGATGATAGGGTTACCGGAAAGGTTAGCGAATTTGCTCCTCATGCTAAAGTTGCTCACATAGATATAGATCCGACAAGTATAAGTAAAAATATAAAAGTGGACTATCCACTGGTGGGCGATGCAAAGCTGGTTTTAAAAGAGATGCTTCCGTTATTTGATGAATATTCCTCTATTAATTGGAGAGAGGTTAGAAAACCGTGGCTTGAACAGATAGAGAAATGGAAAAATGAGCATAGACTTGCATACAATACCGAAACAGAGGAGATTCTACCCCAGTACGTAATAGAATTACTTGCAAAATTAACAAAAGATGACGATCCAATAATATCAACTGAGGTTGGCCAACATCAAATGTGGGTAGCTCAATTCTATACCTTTAAAAACCCCAGAAGGCTTTTAACCTCAGGTGGACTTGGCACTATGGGCTATGGATTTCCAGCAGGAATTGGTGCAACATTTGCAACAGATAAACCGGTATACGTTTTTGCTGGAGATGGTTCTTTTCAGATGAACGAGCAGGAGCTTGCCACAATAGTGGCCTATAATAAACCGGTAAAGACAATAATCTTAAATAATGGCTATCTGGGGATGGTAAGACAATGGCAGCAGCTGTTTTACGGTCGAAGGTATGCAAATACAGATATAGAAGTTCAGCCTGACTTTGTTAAGCTTGCGGAAAGTTATGGTATTAAAGCAGGAAGGATCAAGAAAAAGGAAGAGGTTGAGGATGCACTTTTAGAGCTTAAGAATCACGATGGTCCTTATTTGTTGGATGTTATTATAGCAAGGGAAGAGAATGTTTATCCTATGGTGCCTGCAGGTGCGCCACTTAACAATATGCTACTAACTTAA